In Sphingomonas sp. SORGH_AS_0950, the following are encoded in one genomic region:
- a CDS encoding glycosyltransferase family 2 protein, with protein sequence MPSSPRIAATLIARNEARCIARCLSSIAPWVDRMVVLDTGSTDDTVAIAQAAGAEVHHLPWPDDFAAARNHVLDLADADWNLVLDADEWIRDGGKRLRRWCAGPPRLGFACIENAVEGSADPTRCWIPRLLPRGARYEGRVHEQVVSLAPQARIPLHIGHDGYLAAQKVRKRDRNYALLLRELAEQPNNPYLMFQFGMEAQARRDLPMACDYVMRALATAPREAGWRHALVTAAIPLLSCAGRLPDAVALADAEFGQWPESPDYFYVLGDVLFDQAMADPAQAIGHWLPLAQSAWERCLAIGERPDLDGSVAGRGSHLAQQSLDIVRSQLATLAA encoded by the coding sequence ATGCCTTCCTCCCCGCGGATCGCCGCGACGCTGATCGCCCGCAACGAGGCACGCTGCATCGCCCGCTGCCTGTCGAGCATCGCCCCCTGGGTCGACCGCATGGTGGTGCTCGACACCGGGTCGACCGACGACACCGTCGCCATCGCGCAGGCGGCGGGGGCCGAGGTACATCACCTGCCCTGGCCCGACGACTTCGCCGCCGCGCGCAACCATGTGCTGGACCTGGCCGATGCCGACTGGAACCTGGTGCTCGACGCCGACGAGTGGATTCGCGATGGCGGCAAGCGGCTGCGCCGCTGGTGCGCCGGGCCGCCGCGGCTGGGCTTTGCCTGTATCGAGAATGCCGTGGAGGGCAGCGCCGACCCGACGCGCTGCTGGATTCCGCGATTGCTGCCGCGCGGTGCCCGTTACGAGGGGCGGGTCCATGAACAGGTCGTCTCCCTCGCCCCCCAGGCGCGCATCCCGCTGCACATCGGCCATGACGGCTATCTTGCCGCCCAGAAGGTCAGGAAGCGCGACCGCAACTATGCGCTGCTGCTGCGCGAACTCGCCGAGCAGCCCAACAACCCCTATCTGATGTTCCAGTTCGGCATGGAGGCCCAGGCGCGTCGCGACCTGCCGATGGCATGCGATTACGTGATGCGCGCGCTGGCGACGGCTCCGCGCGAGGCGGGTTGGCGGCACGCCCTGGTCACCGCCGCCATCCCGCTCCTCTCCTGCGCGGGGCGGCTCCCCGATGCGGTGGCGCTGGCCGATGCCGAATTCGGACAATGGCCCGAGTCGCCCGATTATTTCTATGTGCTGGGGGATGTGCTGTTCGACCAGGCGATGGCCGATCCGGCACAGGCGATCGGCCATTGGCTGCCTTTGGCGCAAAGCGCATGGGAACGCTGTCTGGCCATCGGCGAGCGCCCCGACCTGGACGGCAGCGTCGCCGGGCGCGGCAGCCATCTGGCGCAGCAGAGCCTCGACATCGTCCGCTCGCAACTGGCGACGCTGGCGGCCTAG
- the ubiA gene encoding 4-hydroxybenzoate octaprenyltransferase yields the protein MTIEIVPDSEHKGLVGRLPPRLRGLALLARFDRPIGWWLLFWPGVWAIALAGGLPDRWPLILWFLLGSIAMRGAGCVFNDIVDRDLDAQVARTRARPIPSGLVSVKLAAIWLVALCLIGLVVLVQLRPLAALVALASLAPVAAYPFMKRITWWPQAWLGMVFSWAALVGWAEVAGALSAPLWLLYAGSIAWVIGYDTIYALQDREDDALIGVRSSALRMGAYVKPGVGAFYAVALLCWAGAIWLVRPDVLAVAALAPVALHLGWQVATLTPDDGAGALYRFRSNRFAGLLMALACAVVGSTG from the coding sequence ATGACCATCGAGATCGTACCCGATAGCGAACATAAGGGACTGGTCGGGCGATTGCCGCCCCGCCTGCGCGGGCTGGCGCTGCTGGCCAGGTTCGACCGGCCGATCGGCTGGTGGCTGTTGTTCTGGCCCGGCGTCTGGGCGATCGCGCTGGCGGGCGGCCTGCCGGATCGCTGGCCGCTGATCCTGTGGTTCCTGCTGGGATCGATCGCGATGCGCGGCGCAGGGTGCGTCTTCAACGACATTGTCGACCGCGATCTGGACGCGCAGGTCGCCCGAACCCGCGCGCGGCCCATCCCCTCCGGCCTGGTATCGGTGAAGCTGGCCGCGATCTGGCTGGTCGCGCTCTGCCTGATCGGGCTGGTCGTGCTGGTGCAGCTGCGCCCGCTGGCCGCCCTCGTCGCGCTCGCCAGCCTGGCGCCCGTCGCCGCCTATCCCTTCATGAAGCGGATCACCTGGTGGCCGCAGGCCTGGCTGGGCATGGTGTTCAGCTGGGCCGCGCTGGTCGGCTGGGCCGAGGTGGCGGGCGCGCTCTCCGCGCCGCTCTGGCTGCTCTATGCCGGGTCGATCGCCTGGGTGATCGGCTATGACACCATCTATGCGCTGCAGGACCGCGAGGACGATGCGCTGATCGGCGTGCGCTCCTCGGCGCTGCGCATGGGGGCCTATGTGAAGCCGGGCGTGGGCGCCTTCTATGCGGTGGCGCTGCTGTGCTGGGCGGGAGCGATCTGGCTGGTGCGGCCGGACGTGCTGGCGGTCGCCGCGCTGGCGCCTGTCGCGCTGCATTTGGGATGGCAGGTCGCGACGCTGACGCCCGATGATGGGGCCGGGGCGCTGTACCGGTTCCGCTCGAACCGCTTCGCCGGGCTGCTGATGGCGCTGGCCTGTGCGGTGGTGGGGAGCACAGGCTGA
- a CDS encoding 16S rRNA (uracil(1498)-N(3))-methyltransferase yields the protein MPATPAWPPQSTPRLFVDQMLAEGPIRIDGPAAHYLVSVMRTKVGDPVKLFDDRTGEWLGVAASVGKRDLTLDVTEMFRAREAVPDLWLCAAPLKKGRVDWLAEKACELGVARLVPVVTRRTVVDKPNTERLRAHMIEAAEQCGRTALPQVAEPVKLPALLRDWPEGRALFFADETGGVPALEAMRAHDGPAAILIGPEGGFDAEERAAIRAHPGAIGIGLGPRILRADTAAAAAVSLWMAAAGDWR from the coding sequence ATGCCCGCTACTCCCGCCTGGCCGCCGCAATCCACGCCCCGCCTGTTCGTCGACCAGATGCTGGCCGAGGGGCCGATCCGCATCGACGGACCCGCCGCGCATTATCTGGTCTCGGTGATGCGCACCAAGGTCGGCGATCCGGTCAAGCTGTTCGACGACCGGACCGGCGAATGGCTGGGCGTTGCGGCCTCGGTGGGCAAGCGTGACCTGACGCTGGACGTGACCGAGATGTTCCGCGCGCGCGAGGCTGTGCCCGATCTGTGGCTGTGCGCCGCGCCGCTGAAGAAGGGGCGGGTCGACTGGCTGGCCGAAAAGGCGTGCGAACTGGGCGTGGCGCGGCTGGTCCCCGTCGTCACCCGCCGCACCGTGGTCGACAAGCCCAATACCGAGCGGCTGCGCGCGCACATGATCGAGGCGGCCGAGCAATGCGGCCGCACCGCGCTTCCGCAAGTCGCCGAGCCGGTGAAGCTGCCCGCGCTGCTGCGCGACTGGCCCGAAGGTCGCGCGCTGTTCTTCGCCGACGAGACGGGCGGCGTGCCCGCGCTGGAGGCGATGCGCGCGCATGACGGCCCGGCGGCGATCCTGATCGGGCCGGAGGGCGGCTTCGACGCCGAGGAACGCGCGGCGATCCGCGCGCATCCGGGCGCGATCGGCATCGGCCTGGGGCCGCGTATCCTGCGCGCCGACACGGCGGCGGCGGCGGCGGTGTCCCTCTGGATGGCGGCGGCGGGCGACTGGCGTTGA
- the ppk2 gene encoding polyphosphate kinase 2: MGKHYQEELEALQLALVRTQMAMTGSDAQSDERVVIVLEGRDGAGKDGTIKRITEHLSVRATRVVALPKPSDRERTQWYFQRYVAHLPAAGEIVIFNRSWYNRAGVEVVMGFSTATEQEAFLRDAPDFERMLVESGIRLVKIWLDISKKEQAERLEARRTDPLKALKVSDMDKVAQAKWAEYSAARDTMLTRTHTPFAPWHVVRADDKKDARIAIIRHILHRIAPAKIADTVDAPDPELLFAFDMAALEDGRLAR, encoded by the coding sequence ATGGGCAAGCATTACCAGGAAGAACTCGAAGCGCTGCAACTGGCGCTGGTCCGCACCCAGATGGCGATGACGGGTTCGGACGCCCAATCGGACGAGCGCGTCGTCATCGTGCTGGAGGGCCGCGACGGCGCGGGCAAGGACGGGACGATCAAGCGGATCACCGAACATCTCTCGGTCCGCGCGACCCGCGTCGTCGCGCTGCCCAAGCCGTCCGATCGCGAACGCACCCAATGGTATTTCCAGCGCTATGTCGCGCATCTGCCCGCAGCGGGCGAGATCGTGATCTTCAACCGCAGCTGGTACAACCGCGCCGGCGTCGAGGTCGTGATGGGCTTTTCCACCGCCACCGAGCAGGAGGCGTTCCTGCGCGACGCGCCCGATTTCGAACGGATGCTGGTCGAAAGCGGCATCCGGCTGGTCAAGATCTGGCTCGACATCTCGAAGAAGGAGCAGGCGGAACGGCTGGAGGCCCGGCGGACCGATCCGCTCAAGGCGCTGAAGGTGTCCGACATGGACAAGGTCGCACAGGCCAAATGGGCCGAATATTCGGCGGCGCGCGACACGATGCTGACCCGCACCCACACCCCCTTCGCACCGTGGCATGTGGTGCGCGCCGACGACAAGAAGGACGCGCGGATCGCGATCATCCGCCACATCCTCCACCGCATCGCGCCCGCCAAAATCGCCGACACGGTCGACGCGCCTGACCCCGAACTGCTGTTCGCGTTCGACATGGCCGCGCTGGAGGATGGTCGGCTGGCACGATAG
- a CDS encoding glutamate--cysteine ligase codes for MSTKTASTAKGAIIESRDQLIASFARGEKPSDRWRIGTEHEKFVYALGDHHAPSYDEASGIRALLGQLEQYGWAPVLEGGNVIALTGADGSISLEPAGQFELSGAPLDNLHQTCAETGRHLQQVKAAGDTLGLGFLGLGMWPDKTRAELPIMPKGRYAIMLRHMPRVGSLGLDMMLRTSTIQVNLDYASEADMVKKFRVGLALQPLATALFANSPFTEGKPNGKLSFRSHIWSDTDPARTGMLPFVFEDGFGYERYADYALDVPMYFVYRDGKYIDAAGLSFRDFLKGELSVLPGERPTIDDWNDHLSTAFPEVRLKTFLEMRGADGGPWNRICALPALWVGLLYDDAALDAAWDLVKGWSLDERQALRDAVPELALDAPLPGGGRLRDIAGEVLDIAHAGLAARGRLNGAGDNETGFLDPLREIVRSGKVPAQVLLDRYHGEWGGDISRVYGEASF; via the coding sequence ATGAGCACCAAGACCGCGAGCACCGCCAAGGGCGCCATCATCGAGTCGCGCGATCAGCTGATCGCAAGCTTTGCCCGCGGCGAGAAGCCGAGCGACCGCTGGCGGATCGGCACCGAGCACGAGAAGTTCGTCTATGCGCTGGGCGATCATCACGCCCCCTCCTATGACGAGGCGTCGGGCATCCGCGCGCTGCTGGGCCAGCTCGAACAATATGGCTGGGCCCCGGTCCTCGAGGGCGGCAACGTCATCGCGCTGACCGGCGCCGACGGCTCGATCAGCCTGGAGCCCGCCGGGCAGTTCGAGCTGTCGGGCGCGCCGCTCGACAATCTGCACCAAACCTGTGCCGAGACGGGCCGCCACCTGCAACAGGTGAAGGCGGCGGGCGACACGCTGGGCCTGGGCTTTCTGGGGCTGGGCATGTGGCCGGACAAGACCCGCGCCGAGCTGCCGATCATGCCCAAGGGGCGCTATGCGATCATGCTGCGCCACATGCCGCGCGTCGGCTCGCTCGGGCTGGACATGATGCTGCGGACCTCGACCATCCAGGTGAACCTGGATTACGCGTCCGAGGCCGACATGGTGAAGAAGTTCCGCGTCGGGCTGGCGTTGCAGCCGCTGGCAACCGCGCTGTTCGCCAACTCGCCCTTCACGGAAGGGAAGCCCAACGGCAAGCTGTCCTTCCGCAGCCATATCTGGTCGGACACCGACCCCGCGCGCACCGGCATGCTGCCCTTCGTGTTCGAGGACGGGTTCGGCTATGAGCGCTATGCCGACTATGCGCTCGATGTGCCGATGTACTTCGTCTACCGCGACGGAAAATATATCGACGCGGCCGGGCTGTCCTTCCGCGACTTCCTGAAGGGCGAGCTGTCGGTCCTGCCGGGCGAGCGGCCGACGATCGACGACTGGAACGATCATCTGTCGACCGCCTTTCCCGAGGTGCGGTTGAAGACCTTCCTCGAGATGCGCGGGGCCGATGGCGGTCCCTGGAACCGCATCTGCGCGCTGCCCGCGCTGTGGGTCGGATTGCTGTACGACGATGCGGCGCTCGATGCCGCCTGGGATCTGGTCAAGGGCTGGTCGCTGGACGAGCGGCAGGCGCTGCGCGACGCGGTGCCCGAGCTGGCGCTGGATGCCCCGCTGCCGGGCGGCGGGCGGCTGCGCGACATTGCGGGCGAAGTGCTCGACATCGCCCATGCCGGGCTGGCGGCGCGCGGGCGGCTGAACGGGGCGGGGGATAACGAGACCGGCTTCCTCGACCCGCTGCGCGAGATCGTCCGCTCGGGCAAGGTGCCCGCGCAGGTGCTGCTCGATCGCTATCACGGCGAATGGGGCGGGGACATCTCGCGGGTCTATGGCGAGGCGAGCTTCTGA
- a CDS encoding Nramp family divalent metal transporter — MTVATPATRSLAESHRSIAIPEGASFLRRLFAFAGPGYLVAVGYMDPGNWATDIAGGSAYGYALLSVILLSNIMAMILQALSARLGIAAGLDLAQACRAAYSKPVSRILWLLCEIAIIACDLAEVLGTAIALQLLFDLPLVWGVLITGFDVFLILALQRYGFRKVEAFIIALLLIIGGCFLYELIASRPDPGAVLAGFVPTTRIVTDPAMLYIAIGILGATVMPHNLYLHSSVVQTRAFGLTTEGKRDAIKMATIDSTVALFFAFFINAAILIVAAATFHVAGRTDVAEIDQAYRLLAPMLGAGAASVVFGVALLASGQNSTVTGTLAGQIVMEGFLDLRLAPWLRRLITRGLAIIPAVLVVGASGQAGATRLLVLSQVILSLQLPFAVVPLVRFTANKAMMGPFASPVWLRVLAWIIAATIIVLNLTLLWGIATG; from the coding sequence ATGACCGTAGCCACGCCCGCCACCCGCTCGCTTGCCGAAAGCCATCGCTCGATCGCCATCCCGGAAGGTGCGTCCTTCCTGCGGCGGCTGTTCGCCTTTGCGGGGCCGGGCTATCTGGTCGCGGTCGGCTATATGGACCCCGGCAACTGGGCGACCGACATCGCGGGCGGATCGGCCTATGGCTATGCGCTGCTGTCGGTCATCCTGCTGTCCAACATCATGGCGATGATCCTCCAGGCGCTGTCGGCGCGGCTGGGCATCGCCGCCGGGCTGGACCTGGCGCAGGCGTGCCGGGCGGCCTATTCCAAGCCGGTCTCGCGCATCCTGTGGCTGCTCTGCGAGATTGCGATCATCGCCTGCGACCTGGCCGAGGTGCTGGGCACCGCCATCGCGTTGCAACTGCTGTTCGACCTGCCACTGGTCTGGGGCGTGCTGATCACCGGATTCGACGTCTTCCTGATCCTCGCGCTCCAGCGTTACGGCTTCCGCAAGGTCGAGGCGTTCATCATCGCGCTCCTCCTCATCATCGGCGGCTGCTTCCTCTATGAGCTGATCGCCTCGCGCCCCGATCCGGGCGCGGTGCTGGCGGGGTTCGTGCCCACGACGCGGATCGTGACCGATCCGGCGATGCTGTACATCGCCATCGGCATCCTCGGTGCGACGGTGATGCCGCACAATCTCTACCTCCATTCCTCGGTGGTGCAGACCCGCGCCTTCGGCCTGACGACCGAGGGCAAGCGCGACGCCATCAAGATGGCGACGATCGACAGCACGGTGGCGCTGTTCTTCGCCTTCTTCATCAATGCCGCGATCCTGATCGTGGCAGCGGCGACCTTCCATGTCGCGGGCCGCACCGACGTCGCCGAGATCGACCAGGCCTATCGCCTGCTCGCCCCCATGCTGGGTGCGGGCGCGGCGAGCGTGGTGTTCGGCGTGGCGCTGCTCGCCTCGGGCCAGAATTCGACCGTGACGGGGACGCTGGCGGGGCAGATCGTGATGGAGGGCTTCCTCGACCTCCGGCTCGCGCCCTGGCTGCGGCGGCTGATCACCCGCGGCCTCGCGATCATTCCCGCCGTGCTGGTCGTCGGCGCCAGCGGCCAGGCGGGGGCGACCAGGCTCCTCGTGCTCAGCCAGGTGATCCTCAGCCTGCAACTGCCCTTCGCCGTGGTGCCGCTGGTCCGCTTCACCGCGAACAAGGCCATGATGGGGCCGTTCGCCAGCCCGGTCTGGCTGCGCGTTCTGGCCTGGATCATCGCGGCGACGATCATCGTCCTCAACCTCACCCTGCTCTGGGGAATCGCCACCGGCTGA
- the glgB gene encoding 1,4-alpha-glucan branching protein GlgB produces the protein MKPPRAALEALIEGRNADPFALLGPHQGPGGTFLRAVVPGAERVTAFDLAGTRLGELKQVDARGLFEGAVTGEPQPVKYCASGHGAEWWITDPYSFGPVLGPLDDFLMGEGNHFRLYDKMGAHLIEHQGVAGVHFAVWAPNAERVAVVGDFNDWNPGRHVMRRRLDVGVWEIFIPDIGEGRAYKFAIHGPHGAEQPMKADPFAFAAELRPKTASITTAPPEHRWQDKEHREHWAGVDPRRVPISIYEVHAGSWDRDENGWYLGWDALADRLIPYVVEMGFTHIEFLPISEHPYDPSWGYQTTGLYAPSARFGDVEGFSRFVDGAHRAGIGVILDWVPAHFPTDAHGLSHFDGTALYEHEDPRQGFHPDWNTAIYNFGRREVASFLVNNALFWPERYHIDGLRVDAVASMLYRDYSRKDGEWVPNEQGGRENWEAVEFLRQVNRQVYGQHPGVFTVAEESTAWPGVSAPAHDGGLGFGFKWNMGFMHDTLQYMAREPVHRRHHHGEILFGLHYAFDENFVLPLSHDEVVHGKGSLLTKMAGDDWQKFANLRAYYAFMWGYPGKKLLFMGQEFAQREEWSEARALDWHLRTSHAHEGVRSLVRDLNHLYRETPALHARDCEPEGFEWLVADDSAHSVFAWLRKAPGEKPVAVVANMTPVARAPYRLPLPHDGRWTEVLNSDAAQYWGSGLGNMGGVDASDGAAWITLPPLATVILRFDG, from the coding sequence GTGAAGCCACCCCGTGCCGCTCTGGAAGCCCTGATCGAGGGCCGCAACGCCGATCCCTTCGCGTTGCTGGGACCTCATCAGGGACCGGGCGGCACGTTCCTTCGCGCCGTGGTGCCGGGGGCGGAACGGGTGACCGCCTTCGATCTGGCGGGCACCCGGCTGGGCGAACTGAAGCAGGTCGACGCGCGCGGGCTGTTCGAGGGCGCGGTGACGGGCGAGCCGCAGCCGGTCAAATATTGCGCCAGCGGACACGGCGCGGAATGGTGGATCACCGACCCCTACAGCTTCGGCCCGGTGCTGGGGCCGCTCGACGATTTCCTGATGGGCGAAGGCAATCACTTCCGCCTCTATGACAAGATGGGCGCGCATCTGATCGAGCATCAGGGCGTGGCGGGCGTCCACTTCGCGGTCTGGGCCCCCAATGCCGAGCGGGTGGCGGTGGTCGGCGACTTCAACGACTGGAACCCCGGCCGCCACGTCATGCGCCGCCGCCTGGATGTCGGCGTCTGGGAAATCTTCATCCCCGATATCGGCGAGGGGCGCGCCTACAAATTCGCGATCCACGGGCCCCACGGCGCCGAACAGCCGATGAAGGCCGACCCCTTCGCCTTCGCCGCCGAACTCCGCCCCAAGACCGCCTCGATCACCACCGCCCCGCCCGAGCATCGCTGGCAAGACAAGGAGCATCGCGAGCATTGGGCGGGCGTCGATCCGCGCCGCGTGCCGATCAGCATCTATGAGGTTCATGCCGGATCCTGGGACCGCGACGAGAATGGCTGGTATCTCGGCTGGGACGCGCTGGCCGACCGGCTGATCCCCTATGTGGTCGAGATGGGGTTCACCCATATCGAATTCCTGCCCATTTCCGAGCATCCTTACGACCCCAGCTGGGGCTATCAGACGACCGGCCTCTACGCCCCCTCGGCGCGGTTCGGCGATGTGGAGGGGTTTTCGCGCTTCGTCGACGGCGCGCACCGGGCCGGGATCGGCGTGATCCTCGACTGGGTGCCCGCGCACTTCCCCACCGACGCGCATGGGCTGTCGCATTTCGACGGCACCGCGCTCTACGAGCATGAGGACCCGCGCCAGGGTTTCCATCCCGACTGGAACACCGCCATCTATAATTTCGGGCGGCGCGAGGTGGCAAGCTTCCTGGTCAACAACGCGCTGTTCTGGCCCGAACGTTACCATATCGACGGGCTTCGCGTGGATGCCGTCGCCTCGATGCTCTACCGCGATTACAGCCGCAAGGACGGCGAATGGGTGCCCAACGAACAGGGCGGCCGCGAGAATTGGGAAGCGGTCGAGTTTCTCCGCCAAGTCAACCGGCAGGTTTACGGCCAGCATCCCGGCGTCTTCACCGTCGCCGAGGAGTCCACCGCCTGGCCCGGCGTCTCCGCCCCCGCGCATGACGGCGGGCTGGGCTTCGGGTTCAAGTGGAACATGGGCTTCATGCACGACACACTCCAATATATGGCGCGCGAGCCGGTGCATCGGCGGCACCATCATGGCGAGATCCTGTTCGGGCTGCATTACGCATTCGACGAGAATTTCGTCCTGCCGCTCAGCCATGACGAGGTGGTGCACGGCAAGGGCAGCCTGCTGACCAAGATGGCAGGCGACGACTGGCAGAAATTCGCGAACCTGCGCGCCTATTACGCCTTCATGTGGGGCTATCCGGGCAAGAAGCTGCTGTTCATGGGCCAGGAATTCGCCCAGCGCGAGGAATGGTCGGAGGCGCGCGCGCTCGACTGGCATCTGCGCACCAGCCATGCGCATGAGGGCGTCCGCTCGCTGGTCCGCGACCTCAACCATCTCTACCGCGAGACGCCCGCGCTCCACGCCCGCGACTGCGAGCCCGAGGGGTTCGAATGGCTGGTCGCCGACGACAGCGCGCATTCGGTCTTCGCCTGGCTGCGCAAGGCACCGGGCGAAAAGCCGGTCGCGGTCGTCGCCAACATGACCCCGGTCGCCCGCGCGCCCTATCGCCTGCCGCTGCCGCATGACGGCCGCTGGACCGAGGTGCTGAACTCCGACGCGGCCCAATATTGGGGATCGGGGCTGGGCAATATGGGGGGCGTGGATGCCAGCGACGGCGCGGCCTGGATCACCCTGCCGCCGCTCGCCACCGTCATCCTGCGGTTCGACGGATGA
- a CDS encoding glycogen/starch/alpha-glucan phosphorylase → MTTTITTLHVDDTGPLADAIVDTLVHRIGKDAANARRHDWLAATILTVRNDIIERWMASTREAHAAGAKRVYYLSLEFLIGRLLRDALSNLGVMAQVAGALQSLGVNLADLEEMEPDAALGNGGLGRLAACFMESLASLDLPAYGYGIRYVNGMFRQRIDDGWQVELPETWLSHGNPWEFERRESAYFVGFGGEVVGTETGAVHWKPGEAIEAIAVDTPVVGWRGKRVNTLRLWTAQAIDPIRLDRFNAGDYTGALAGQLAAETLVRILYPSDSSPAGQELRLRQEYFFSSASIQDIVRRHIQYFHDIRTLPDKAAIQLNDTHPAVSVAELMRLLVDHHDLGFEQAWDITRRTFGYTNHTLLPEALESWPLHLFERLLPRHMQLIYAINAKLLREARAMEGVDDRAIAAISLIDESGERRVRMANLAFAGSHSVNGVAALHTELMKKTVFADLHHLYPTRINNKTNGITPRRWLQQCNPQLTALIREAIGPGFEDDAEKLIALTEFADDANFRERFLAIKRSNKVGLANYLKESTGLRVAPDALFDVQIKRIHEYKRQLLNIIETVALYDQIRSHPERDWTPRVKLFAGKAASSYHNAKLVIKLANDVARRINSDPSVGHLLKVGFVPNYNVSLAEKIIPAADLSEQISTAGMEASGTGNMKFALNGALTIGTLDGANVEIKEHVGDDHIVIFGLTADEVAAKRRDGYNPREVIEGSPELRQAVSAIASGVFSPDDPGRYAGLMGGLYDGDWFMVAADFDAYAAAQRQVDTRWQDQAGWATSAIHNVAKVGWFSSDRTIRQYAEEIWNVM, encoded by the coding sequence ATGACGACCACCATCACCACCCTGCACGTCGACGATACCGGGCCGCTGGCCGATGCGATCGTCGACACGCTGGTCCACCGGATCGGCAAGGATGCCGCCAATGCCCGCCGCCACGACTGGCTGGCCGCAACCATCCTGACCGTGCGCAACGACATCATCGAACGCTGGATGGCCTCCACCCGCGAGGCGCATGCGGCGGGCGCCAAGCGCGTCTATTATCTCAGCCTGGAATTCCTGATCGGACGGCTGCTGCGCGACGCGCTGTCCAATCTGGGGGTGATGGCGCAGGTGGCCGGCGCGCTCCAGTCGCTGGGCGTCAACCTGGCCGATCTGGAGGAGATGGAACCCGACGCCGCGCTGGGCAATGGCGGCCTGGGGCGACTGGCGGCCTGCTTCATGGAAAGCCTCGCCAGCCTCGACCTGCCCGCTTACGGCTATGGCATCCGCTATGTGAACGGCATGTTCCGCCAGCGGATCGACGATGGCTGGCAGGTCGAGCTGCCCGAAACCTGGCTGAGCCACGGCAATCCCTGGGAGTTCGAACGTCGCGAGAGCGCCTATTTCGTCGGCTTCGGCGGCGAGGTGGTGGGCACCGAGACGGGCGCGGTCCACTGGAAGCCCGGCGAGGCGATCGAGGCGATCGCGGTCGACACCCCCGTCGTCGGCTGGCGCGGCAAGCGGGTCAACACGCTGCGGCTATGGACCGCGCAGGCGATCGACCCCATCCGGCTCGATCGGTTCAACGCGGGCGATTATACCGGCGCGCTGGCGGGACAGTTGGCGGCGGAGACGCTGGTCCGCATCCTCTATCCCTCGGACAGCTCGCCCGCCGGCCAGGAGCTGCGGCTGCGGCAGGAATATTTCTTCTCCTCCGCCTCGATCCAGGACATCGTCCGGCGGCATATTCAGTATTTCCACGACATCCGCACCCTGCCCGACAAGGCGGCGATCCAGCTGAACGACACCCATCCGGCGGTGTCGGTCGCCGAGCTGATGCGGCTGCTGGTCGATCATCACGACCTGGGGTTCGAACAGGCGTGGGACATCACCCGCCGCACCTTCGGCTATACCAACCACACGCTGCTGCCCGAGGCGCTGGAAAGCTGGCCGCTGCACCTGTTCGAGCGGCTGCTGCCGCGTCACATGCAGCTGATCTATGCGATCAACGCCAAGCTCCTGCGCGAGGCGCGGGCGATGGAGGGCGTGGACGACCGCGCCATCGCCGCGATCAGCCTGATCGACGAGAGCGGCGAGCGCCGGGTGCGCATGGCGAACCTGGCCTTTGCGGGCAGCCACAGCGTCAACGGCGTCGCCGCGCTGCATACCGAGTTGATGAAGAAGACGGTCTTCGCCGACCTGCACCACCTCTATCCGACGCGGATCAACAACAAGACCAACGGCATCACCCCGCGCCGCTGGTTGCAGCAATGCAACCCGCAACTCACCGCGCTGATCCGCGAGGCGATCGGGCCAGGCTTCGAGGATGACGCGGAAAAACTGATAGCGCTCACGGAATTTGCGGACGACGCGAATTTCAGGGAACGGTTTCTCGCCATCAAACGTTCCAACAAGGTGGGGCTGGCAAATTATCTCAAAGAGTCGACCGGGTTGCGCGTGGCCCCCGATGCGCTGTTCGACGTCCAGATCAAACGCATCCACGAATATAAGCGCCAGCTGCTGAACATCATCGAGACGGTAGCGCTCTACGACCAGATTCGCAGCCATCCGGAACGCGACTGGACCCCGCGCGTGAAGTTGTTCGCGGGCAAGGCGGCGTCGAGCTATCACAATGCCAAGCTGGTCATCAAACTGGCCAACGACGTCGCCCGCCGGATCAATTCGGACCCCAGCGTCGGCCATCTGCTGAAGGTCGGCTTCGTGCCCAACTACAATGTCAGCCTGGCCGAGAAGATCATCCCGGCCGCCGACCTGTCCGAACAGATTTCGACCGCGGGCATGGAGGCGTCGGGCACCGGCAACATGAAGTTCGCGCTCAACGGCGCGCTGACCATCGGCACGCTCGACGGTGCCAATGTCGAGATCAAGGAGCATGTCGGCGACGATCATATCGTCATCTTCGGCCTGACCGCCGACGAGGTCGCCGCCAAGCGCCGCGACGGCTACAACCCGCGCGAAGTGATCGAGGGCAGCCCGGAGCTGCGCCAGGCCGTCTCTGCCATCGCCTCGGGCGTGTTCTCGCCCGACGATCCCGGCCGTTATGCCGGGCTGATGGGCGGGCTGTACGATGGCGACTGGTTCATGGTCGCCGCCGATTTCGATGCCTATGCCGCCGCGCAGCGCCAGGTCGATACCCGCTGGCAGGACCAGGCGGGCTGGGCGACCTCGGCCATCCACAATGTCGCGAAAGTCGGATGGTTCTCCTCCGATCGCACCATCCGGCAATATGCCGAGGAAATCTGGAACGTGATGTGA